The DNA segment CTTCTGCCTCGATCGGGCGGGCATTGTTGGGGCCGACGGGCCGACCCACCAGGGGCTGTACGACATCGCCTACCTGCGCTGCATCCCCAACATTGTGCTGATGGCCCCTAAGGATGAGGCCGAAATGCAGCGGATGATCGTAACCGGAATTAACTATACCGATGGGGCGATCGCCCTGCGCTACCCCCGGGGCAGCGGCTACGGTGCCCCCCTGATGGAGGAAGGCTGGGAACCCCTACCTATCGGCAAGGCGGAGGTGCTGCGCCAGGGCGACGACCTGCTGCTGCTGGGCTACGGCTCGATGGTCTACCCCGCCATGCAGACCGCCGAAATTCTCAGCGAGCACGGCATTGAGGCCACGGTGGTGAACGCCCGTTTCGCCAAGCCCCTGGACGAGGAGCTGATTTTGCCCCTGGCCCAGCGCATTGGCAAGGTGGTGACCATGGAAGAAGGCTGCCTGATGGGCGGCTTTGGCTCCGCCGTGGCCGAGTCGATCATGGATGCTCAGGTGCCCGCCCGGGTGCTGCGCATCGGCGTGCCCGATGTCCTGGTCGATCACGCCTCCCCAGACCAGTCGAAGGCGACCCTGGGGCTGACCCCGCCCCAGATGGCCGAGCGCATTTTGGCCACCTACCAGGTGGAGCAGCCCGCCCTGGTGCGGTAAGGCGACGGGGCCGGGGAACAGGTTCCCCGGCCCCGTATTTTTTTATCCCAAGCTGAGCCCCAGCCGCACCAGCGGCATTAGTGCTGTCGCTGAGCATCGCCTTGGCTTACCGAGCGCCAGCACCGCCAATCCAGGTCTGAATTTGCTCCCAAATAACGCCGGGGCCGATGCCAAAGAGAAAGTAGAGGGCGAGCAGCAAAAAGGCCACCAGCAGTACCGTTTGGATGGTGTTTTTGATCAGCTTAAACACCCAGCCAAACACCACGATCGCAATCACGATCGCCCCCAGCACAATAATTAGCTCCACAGCAGCCTTCCTGTAACCATTTTGGATTTTGGATTGGCGATTTTGGCTCGGGCACCGTTGCTCCCAAAGTCTTGGTGGGCCGCCCTCTGCACTAAAGTCTGATCCTATCCTAGGGAAACGACGGTGGCTGGGGTGAGCGCTTCGCTGACGCTGGTGGCCTCGGCTCTGGCCCACTGGTCGGCGGCGAGAATGTCGGCCAGCACCGGCTGGGCCACATTGTGGGAGCGGTGGCGATCGCAGACCCCCTCAATCACCTTGGGAATCTCTAAAAAATGGATCTTCTCGTCTAAGAATAGCGCCACCGCCTGCTCGTTGGCGGCGTTGAGCACGGCGGTCATAGTGCCGCCTGCCCGCCCGGCGGCGTAGGCCAGATCCATGCAGGGGTACTTGGCGTGGTCGGGCTCGCGGAAGGTGAGATCCCCCGCTTTCACCAGATCCAGGGGCTCCCAGTCGGTGTAGATGCGATCGGGCCAGGAGAGGGCGTAGAGCAGCGGCAGCCGCATATCGGGCCAGCCCAGCTGCGCCAGCACCGAGGTGTCTTGCAGCTCAATCAGCGAGTGAATAATGCTCTGGGGATGGATGACAATGTCGATCTGATCGTAGTCCATGCCAAACAGGTAGTGGGCCTCGATCACCTCCAGGCCCTTGTTCATCAGCGTGGCCGAATCGACGGTGATCTTGCGGCCCATCGACCAGTTGGGGTGCTTGAGGGCATCGGCCACCGTCACCTGGGCCAGCCGTTCGGTGGGCCAGTCGCGAAAGGCCCCGCCGGAAGCCGTCAGCAAAATCCGCCGCAGGCCGCCCTCGGGCACCCCCTGGAGGCACTGAAAAATGGCGGAGTGCTCAGAGTCGGCGGGCAGCAGCTTGACGCCGTGCTTTTCCACCAGGGGCAGCACGGCGGGGCCCCCGGCAATCAGGGTCTCTTTGTTGGCCAGGGCGATGTCTTTGCCCGCCTCGATCGCCGCCAGGGTGGGCAGCAGCCCGGCGCAGCCGACAATGCCCGTCACCACCGCCTCGGCGTCGCCGTAGCGGGCCACCTCGACAACGCCGTCGTCGCCCGCCAGCAGCTGGGGCATCGGATCCATGCCAGCCAGGGCATCGCGCAGTTCAGTCAGCTTGTCGGGGTTGCAGATGGCGGCGACCTCTGGCTTAAACTGGCGCACCTGCTGGGCCAGCAGCTCGACGTTATTCCCTGCGGCAATGCCCACCAGGCGAAACTGGTCGGGGTGGTGCTCCAAAATGTCGAGGGTTTGGGTACCAATAGACCCGGTTGATCCAAGCAGGGTGATGGCTTTCACAGCAATCCTCAGGGTGGGTGAACGCTATCTCTAAGAATCTCACGGCGGGGGCCGTGGCCCAAGGGCCTGGCCAAATCTTGTGGCTCTCCCTGGCGTCAAACCCCACGGGGATCATCGCAAAGTAATTGACAAGATTTGATGACTGTATCGCCATAGATAACTGTAAAAATAAAATAGTTGTTAAGATTACTGAAAATCGTTCGCGCACACCTGAGCCTACCCCCTAAATTCCAATGGACTCTGTAGAACCGGTTTCAGCTGAAGTCGTGCAGCAGATCGCTGAGTATTTCAGCGTACTCAGTGAGCCAATGCGGCTCAGAATTCTGAATCTGCTGAGAGAGGGAGAAAAATGCGTGCAGGAGCTGGTAGAGGCCACCCAAACCAGCCAGGCCAACGTCTCCAAGCACCTCAAGGTGATGCTTCAGGCGGGGATTCTCAACCGCCGCACCGAGGGCACCTCCGCCTACTACAGCGTCGCCGACGAACTGATTTTTGACCTGTGTGGTCTGGTGTGCGATCGCCTCGCCTGCCGCATCGAGGCCCAGGCCCAGCACTTCCGCAACTTTAGCCTCCCCAGCCGCACCTAGGGGGCGTCATTCGGCGGGTTGCTCGTGGCCAAAATAGGCTTCTAGCACCTTGAGCGCCATCGGGGCGGCCACCGCACCGCCGCCGCCGCCGTCGTGTTCTGCAAAGGTAACGACCACTATTTCGGGGTTGTCGAGGGGAGCATAGGCCCCAAACCAGGCGTGGGACAGCCCCGGCGGGGCCTCAGCGGTGCCGGTTTTGCCGGCGAAGGGCGGAATATGGCTCACATTTAGGGCCTGGGCCGTGCCGCCCGTGATCACCCGCCGCAGCCCCTGGTGCAGAATGTCGATGGTGGCGTTGCTCAGCTCTAGGGATTCTTTCCAGTTGCGGTGCTCTTCGTTGTCTTTGAGCAGGTGGGGAGTGACCCGATAGCCGCTGTTGGCCGCTACCGCAAACATACCCGCCACCTGGAGGGGGGTGGCCTGCAAAAAGCCTTGCCCAATGGACATATTGATGGCGTCGCCAATCACCCAGGGGGTGTCCAGGACCTCTTGCTTCCAGGCGTCATCGGGCACCAGACCAGGGCTTTCCTCCGACGCTAGCTCGATGCCGGTCTTGCGGCCAAAGCCAAAGCGCCGGGTCATCTCAATCAGCGTGGGGCCACCGATACGCATCGCCACCTGGTAAAAGAAGGTGTCGCTGCTCCAGGCCATGGCACCGGGAAAGCTCAGGGGGCCAAAGCCCGCCCGGTTCCAGTCGCCAAACTGAATGCCCCCCACCTGAATATAGGGGTAGGTGGGCAGCACCGTGCCCGGATCGTACTTGCCCGACTCAATGGCCGCCGCCGTGGTGACAATTTTGAAGGTGCTGGCGGGCGGAAAGGCTTGTAGCGATCGGTTTAAGAACGGGTGATCGGCTCCCTGGAGCTGCTGCCACTGGGCCTCGGTAATGCGGGTGGTAAAGATATTGGGATCGTAGGTGGGCCAGCTAGCCATGGCCAGCACCGCGCCATTGCGCGGATCAATGGCGACAACCGCCCCCTGGCGGGTGCCCAGGGCCGCCTCCGCCGCCCGCTGTAGCTCAATGTCGATGGTGAGCTGAATGTCTTTACCGGCAACGGCGGGTTTGTCGCCCAAAATGCTGATAATTCGCCCGGCGCTATCGACCTCCACCTGCTGGCCCCCCCAGGCCCCGTGCAGCGTGCTCTCAAAGGCCGACTCAGCCCCCATCTGCCCCACCACATCCCCCAGGCGGTAGCCCTGATCGCGGCGGGCCTTGAGCTGCTCGTCGGTGAGTTCGCCCGTGTAGCCAATCACGTGGGCGGCCAGATCGCCGTTGGGGTAGTTGCGCACCGCCTCGGCCTCCAGGCGTACCCCGGGCAGCTCGTTGGTATATTCGGCCAGGGCCGTGGCCTGGGCCGGGCTGATGCCGCGGGCAATGGTAATCGACTCAATCGATTCGTAGCCCGCCTGCTCCAGACGCTTTTGAATTTCGCCGGGGGGCACGTTGAGCACCTGGGATAGGCGGCTAATCACCGTGGGCCACTGCTCTCGGGGCAGGGCAATGGGCCAGATCGACACGGTGTGCGACAGGCGGCTACCGGCGAGGATTTTGCCGTTGCGGTCAAAAATAGTGCCCCGCGCCGGACGCTTGGGCACCAGGCGAATGCGGTTGGTGTCGGCCAGCTGGCGGTTGCGATCGCCCTCCACCACCTGGAGCTGAAATAGCCGCAGCCCAAAAGCCCCCAGCAGCAGCAGCGACACCACAGCCAGCAAAAATACTGCCTGAAAGCTGCGCCCAACGGTGCGGCCGCGCAAAGTGTCGGGTACCTGGGGTAAATTTTGGAGTAGAGCCATAGCGGTAAACCCGATCCAAGTCCAAAGGAGTGCTGTCGGTGGCGAGCTGCCGAGCCCCGGCTGGGCCTGGTTCAACCCCCGGCAAAATTGGCCAGTCCCCATTTTATATCGGCCTAGGAGATCTATGCAGGGAAAGCTTGTCTTGCCGGTGGTCGGGCTCAGTTTGGTGGGGGTGATCGCCTCTACCTTTGTCGTAGTGCGCGAACAGACCCGCACCTACCGCCTGGTGCTGGCCTCGGGCGGCAGCACGGGCGAATACTACGCCTTTAGCCAGGCCCTGGCGACGGTGGTGGCCCGCAACCACCCCACCATCACCATTGAGGTGCTCGAGACCGACGGCTCCCTGCAAAATATGGATCTGCTCAAAACTGACCGGGCTCAGCTGGCTCTGGTACAGAGCGATACCCCAGTGCAGCCCCCGGTGCGGGCGGTGGCGAGGCTGTTTCCCGAGCTGTTTCACCTGCTGGCGCGGGCCGAGGCCGATATCGACAGCGTGGCAGACCTGCGGGGAAAACGGGTGGCGCTCATGCCCGAGGGCAGCGGTTCCTACGCGCTATTCTGGCCGCTGGTGCAGCACTACGGCCTGACCGCCGACGCCATGACGCCCCTGCCCCTGCCCGTCGATCGGGCCCAGGCGGCCCTGGCGGGGGGGGAGGTCGATGCGCTGTTTCGGGTGATCACGTTGGGCAACCCGGCGGTGGCCAACCTGCTGCAAACCGGCACAGTTCGGCTGGTGGCCATCGATCAGGTCGATGCCCTGCGGCTGTCGCTGCCCTACCTCGAAGCCCAGGTGATTCCCAAGGGCACCTACAACGGCGGGCAGCCAGTGCCCTCGACCGATTTGCCGGTGGTGGCGGTAAATGCTCTGCTGGTGGCCCACGAAACCCTGCCCCCCAAGGTAGTGCATGCCCTGACCAGCACCCTGCACCAAAACCGCAATGAGCTAGTGGCGCTCTACCCTCGAGCCGCCATGATTCGTCTCGACACCTCCGGGGATTTGGGATTGCCCCTGCACCCCGGTGCCGAAGACTTTTACCGCCAGGGAGAGCCAGAATTTTTGGTGGAGTATGCCGAACCTATGGCCCTGCTGCTGTCGGTGGCGGTACTGGGCATCTCGGGGCTGTGGCAGCTGCGATCGTGGCTGCTGGGCAAGCAAAAGAACCGGGCCGACACCTATAACCTAGAAATTTTGGCGCTGATGGAGGCCATTGACCAGGCTCAAACCCTTGAGGAACTGGAGACGCTGCGAAAAACGCTGTTCGACATTCTCAAACGGGTGGTCACCGATCTCGATGTCGATCGCATCACCAGCGAGTCCTTTGAGTCGTTTACCTTTCCCTGGGAGATCGCCAACAAAGCCATCTATCACCAGGAAATGCGGCTGCGCAGCGGCGCAGATGCCGTTGACCAGCGCGGCAGCTAGAGAAGGCCGAGTTTCTCTGGGTGGAGTAGGGCTCAGTAGCCGGGGTAGAGAGCGCCGGTCACCAGCACCTCAGGGGCTGGGCCTGAGCGGTAGGGCAAACCCAGGGGCGATCGGGAGAGGATTTCGGGCTGGGGTTGAGCCGATACGATGGGAGCCTGAGGGATCGCCGCCTGCGGTTCTCCTCCCGGGGCGGCGGCGGGTTCTGGAGCCAGATCGGTGGACAGGGGAGCCGGGGGCGGGGGAGCAAGGGCGGGGGGAGCTACCGGCAGGGGCGCTGGCGGAGCCGCAGGCAGGGGGGCCGGAGCCAGATTCACCGGGGCGGGCGGTACCGCAGGGTTTTCTGGAGCCGGGGGCGACGGCAGCGGCCTAGGGGTCACGGCCTCAGCCGGAGCCGCCTCGCCAGGGACAGTGTCAATGCGATCGGGCAGGGGCGACGGCAATCGGCGCAGGTCGGAGTTCACGGGCGCGGGGGCCAGGGGCAGGGCCTCTAAACCGGGGGCGGCAGCCTCGTCGAGGGGCTCGACCGCTGGGGTTTCAGCTGGGGCAGCCGCCTCGCTGGCAGCGGTTTCAGTCTGGGCGGCAGCGGCCCGCTGGAGGGCGCGCAGACGGGCCTGCTCGACGGCGGCAATTTCTCTCTGCCAGCCCGCGATCGCAGCTCTGGCCTCCCCGTAGAGGGCACGACCTGGCTTGATGCCGCTGGCTTCAACAATGGCCTGGGACAGCTGGCCCCGCTGGGCGAGCGATCGCGCCCGGTCGAGTAGGGGCCGGTCTTCCATCACCTGAATCTCGTTGTTCCAGATGTAGATCCAGCTTTGGGCTTCGCTGCGCAGGGCCCGGTGGAGGGCAATGCCGTTGGCAACCTGAATCGCCTCCCGCAGGCCATCAAAGGTCTTGGCGCTGGCCAATTCGTGAGCTTTGACCAGCTGGGGGCGGTCTTCAAGCCGCTCGATTTCCTGCCGCCAGTGGGCCACCATGGTCTGGGCCTGCACCCGGCGAGGATGGCCAAGGGGCACCTGGGCAGCCTGGCCAATAGCCGCACTGAGGGTCTCTTTGGTGCGTACCAGCCCTACGGCCTGGGCGGTTTGCAGGCGGGCCAGCTCACCCATGTGGCTGCGCCAGGTGGCCACGCTCGACTGGGCCTGGGGATAGTAAGGGCTGTCGGCGGGCAGGCGGTTGGCCAGCAGCATGGCCTGGTAGAGGGTCACCAGCTGGTCGGGGGAGGTACGCCAGGTGGTCAGACTTTTTTGGGCCATCTGGCGGGCCTGACTGATCCAGACTAGCTCCTGGGCGACTTTGGCACGGCTGGGGTTGAGGGCGGCGCTGCGGCCCAGGGCGATCGCGGTGTCGAGGTCTGAGGCGTACCACTTATCCTGGCCCAGCTTGAGCAGCAGATCGCTCCAGCGATCGAGGTAGGGCTGCACCTGCTGGCGAGCGTAGGTGCTCTCATCGATCTGGCTGGCGGTGCGCAGGGCGGCTGCGAGGCGATCGCTACCGCCAGGAACCGCCGTAGCCACGGCCTCGCTCAATAGCTCCTGCGCCCGCTTCTCTAGGCGAATCTGGCGCGATAGAGCCTGCACCTGCCCCACCCGCCAGTGAGAATTGTTCATCTGGCCCAGGGCCAGCACCTGCTGAGAGGCCGTGGCCCAATCTTTTTGCTGGAGGGCGGTTTGAGCGGTGGCCAGAATGGCTTCACCCTGATCCCACTCCCCTTGCCAGGTCTGCATGGTCTCCTGGGCGGTGGCAAACACAGGGCTGTCTGCCGGAATGTGGCCCACCAGCTCCTGGGCCTGCGCCATACTGCCGTTGCTGCGTAGCTCCTGCTCTGCGGCCTGGAGTACTACCCACGACCACTGCTCAACGAGGGGCTGTACTTCGTAGTAGAGCGGGTGCTCCGCCGTCCAGCCGCCGGTCAGGTCGAGGGCCGTCAGCACAGCGGTCAGATCGCCCGACTCAGCCGCCACCTGGGCACAGAAAAGCTGGGCGCGATCGGTGGTCACCGACGCCGGGTTGTCGCAGTTGGCGGTGGGGGGCAGGTTGATCAGCCACAGGAACGCGCCAACGGCAGCACCGCTGGCCGTAAAGCAGCTCAGCAGCGAAATCAGCAGCAGTCGCCAGGACTGGTTGCCGCCCTGGGGTCTGGGCACCAGCACCTCAGACAGCGCCAGGGCCGCATCGTCTCCGTCGATCATGAGACTGAAATCTTTGGCAACCCCTTCAGCCAGAGATTCGCCCTGCTGGGGGCCAGACTGCTGTTGGCTCAGCATATACCCGTAAGCTCCCGCGCAACCACCTCCCTAACTCTACCTAGAATCCCCAGGAGACGGAAAGCCTTGATTACGATTTCTTAGCGCTGGCGGGAAAATTGCCCCGGTTTGTCTTCAAACCCTGAAATAAACCTCGTCTCAAGTCAGCCGTAGGGTTTTCTTTTCGAGGGAAACTACAGTCCCGCGCCGAACTCGCCCCGGCTGGCCTGAGTACGGCCCCCTAATCCGCCAGCGTCCACCAGCCCAAGCTAGGGCCAATGAACCGGAGCGTGATCCAGAAGGCAATGACCACCACGATCGCCCCCCAGGTGCCCCGGC comes from the Nodosilinea sp. PGN35 genome and includes:
- a CDS encoding TAXI family TRAP transporter solute-binding subunit — translated: MQGKLVLPVVGLSLVGVIASTFVVVREQTRTYRLVLASGGSTGEYYAFSQALATVVARNHPTITIEVLETDGSLQNMDLLKTDRAQLALVQSDTPVQPPVRAVARLFPELFHLLARAEADIDSVADLRGKRVALMPEGSGSYALFWPLVQHYGLTADAMTPLPLPVDRAQAALAGGEVDALFRVITLGNPAVANLLQTGTVRLVAIDQVDALRLSLPYLEAQVIPKGTYNGGQPVPSTDLPVVAVNALLVAHETLPPKVVHALTSTLHQNRNELVALYPRAAMIRLDTSGDLGLPLHPGAEDFYRQGEPEFLVEYAEPMALLLSVAVLGISGLWQLRSWLLGKQKNRADTYNLEILALMEAIDQAQTLEELETLRKTLFDILKRVVTDLDVDRITSESFESFTFPWEIANKAIYHQEMRLRSGADAVDQRGS
- the dxr gene encoding 1-deoxy-D-xylulose-5-phosphate reductoisomerase, producing MKAITLLGSTGSIGTQTLDILEHHPDQFRLVGIAAGNNVELLAQQVRQFKPEVAAICNPDKLTELRDALAGMDPMPQLLAGDDGVVEVARYGDAEAVVTGIVGCAGLLPTLAAIEAGKDIALANKETLIAGGPAVLPLVEKHGVKLLPADSEHSAIFQCLQGVPEGGLRRILLTASGGAFRDWPTERLAQVTVADALKHPNWSMGRKITVDSATLMNKGLEVIEAHYLFGMDYDQIDIVIHPQSIIHSLIELQDTSVLAQLGWPDMRLPLLYALSWPDRIYTDWEPLDLVKAGDLTFREPDHAKYPCMDLAYAAGRAGGTMTAVLNAANEQAVALFLDEKIHFLEIPKVIEGVCDRHRSHNVAQPVLADILAADQWARAEATSVSEALTPATVVSLG
- the mrdA gene encoding penicillin-binding protein 2 translates to MALLQNLPQVPDTLRGRTVGRSFQAVFLLAVVSLLLLGAFGLRLFQLQVVEGDRNRQLADTNRIRLVPKRPARGTIFDRNGKILAGSRLSHTVSIWPIALPREQWPTVISRLSQVLNVPPGEIQKRLEQAGYESIESITIARGISPAQATALAEYTNELPGVRLEAEAVRNYPNGDLAAHVIGYTGELTDEQLKARRDQGYRLGDVVGQMGAESAFESTLHGAWGGQQVEVDSAGRIISILGDKPAVAGKDIQLTIDIELQRAAEAALGTRQGAVVAIDPRNGAVLAMASWPTYDPNIFTTRITEAQWQQLQGADHPFLNRSLQAFPPASTFKIVTTAAAIESGKYDPGTVLPTYPYIQVGGIQFGDWNRAGFGPLSFPGAMAWSSDTFFYQVAMRIGGPTLIEMTRRFGFGRKTGIELASEESPGLVPDDAWKQEVLDTPWVIGDAINMSIGQGFLQATPLQVAGMFAVAANSGYRVTPHLLKDNEEHRNWKESLELSNATIDILHQGLRRVITGGTAQALNVSHIPPFAGKTGTAEAPPGLSHAWFGAYAPLDNPEIVVVTFAEHDGGGGGAVAAPMALKVLEAYFGHEQPAE
- a CDS encoding helix-turn-helix transcriptional regulator, which codes for MDSVEPVSAEVVQQIAEYFSVLSEPMRLRILNLLREGEKCVQELVEATQTSQANVSKHLKVMLQAGILNRRTEGTSAYYSVADELIFDLCGLVCDRLACRIEAQAQHFRNFSLPSRT